A section of the Triticum dicoccoides isolate Atlit2015 ecotype Zavitan chromosome 7A, WEW_v2.0, whole genome shotgun sequence genome encodes:
- the LOC119332539 gene encoding cysteine-rich and transmembrane domain-containing protein WIH2-like: MSYYGQQQPPVGVPPQQGYPGKEEYPPAGYPPAGYPPPGQGQGYPPQGYPPQQGGYPPQQGGYPPQQGYPQQGYPPQYAQQPPRQQQSSGPSFMEGCLAALCCCCLLDACF; the protein is encoded by the exons ATGAGCTACTACGGCCAGCAGCAGCCCCCCGTCGGCGTGCCTCCACAGCAAG GGTATCCAGGGAAAGAAGAGTACCCGCCGGCAGGCTACCCTCCGGCCGGGTACCCACCGCCGGGGCAGGGACAGGGCTACCCTCCCCAGGGATACCCGCCGCAGCAGGGGGGTTATCCGCCACAGCAGGGTGGGTATCCGCCGCAGCAAGGGTACCCACAGCAGGGGTACCCGCCTCAGTACGCGCAGCAGCCGCCGCGGCAGCAGCAGAGCAGCGGCCCGTCCTTCATGGAGGGATG CTTGGCCGCCCTTTGTTGCTGctgtctgttggatgcttgcttctAA